Proteins from a single region of Ziziphus jujuba cultivar Dongzao chromosome 1, ASM3175591v1:
- the LOC107435084 gene encoding chaperone protein ClpB1 translates to MESSLELNYGKVVEIVFWANRYGIITKPSSAQLIGRLQVEDKQKLEQIYCLHIHPKALVIAACIAIKYTDILLPQSKAHDYKSCKSVQQQLAGSEVLDWHSNVMVTSSYRTKIFSEFHKQVVGQEFTKFAITTTLLNHRRSASGPCGPLLFLYGPGCGRTELAKAIAEQVFDDKDMLTEFDMSKYMNPDSHSTEPGFREQLIEVVKKRPFGVVLLDNIEMDVYLMGRKIENFPRKELGDEEHLLRLNDCRHISILAEAKRHFRTELIEKLYDVIALEPLSFLQYKCITRHLLRDIECSFAPKRTILCPSEAAVGVIVFENRYTNTKRSRKNIRIWLENNVTPVIQELLTTNQIDDTSGTKDLSYRCEKNGTSEYQDLTDFLMTFNELRIAYYKEKKWVKQIYMLR, encoded by the exons ATGGAAAGTAGTCTGGAATTGAATTATGGAAAGGTTGTGGAGATTGTTTTTTGGGCAA ATAGATATGGGATCATCACCAAACCCAGTTCAGCTCAACTTATTGGCCGACTTCAAGTTGAAGACAAACAGAAATTGGAACAGATTTATTGCCTTCACATCCATCCCAAAGCTTTAGTGATTGCTGCTTGCATTGCCATCAAATACACTGACA ttttattgcCACAGAGCAAAGCTCACGACTATAAGAGCTGCAAGTCTGTGCAGCAGCAACTGGCTG GTAGTGAGGTCCTTGACTGGCATTCCAACGTCATGGTTACTTCCAGTTACAGAACCAAAATTTTTTCCGAGTTTCACAAGCAGGTTGTGGGGCAAGAATTTACTAAATTTGCAATCACCACTACCTTGTTAAACCATAGAAGGTCTGCCTCTGGCCCGTGTGGTCCGTTACTCTTTCTTTATGGTCCTGGTTGTGGCAGGACAGAGCTTGCTAAAGCCATTGCTGAGCAAGTTTTTGATGATAAAGACATGTTGACTGAATTTGACATGTCAAAATACATGAACCCAGATTCTCACTCAACTGAGCCAGGATTCAGGGAACAACTCATTGAAGTTGTGAAGAAGAGACCTTTCGGGGTTGTCTTGCTTGATAATATTGAAATG GATGTCTATCTCATGGGtaggaaaattgaaaattttccaagaaAAGAACTAGGCGATGAAGAACATCTACTAAGGCTGAATGATTGTCGTCATATTTCCATTCTAGCAGAG GCAAAAAGGCATTTTAGGACAGAATTGATTGAGAAATTATATGATGTAATAGCATTGGAGCCCCTTTCATTTCTGCAATATAAGTGTATCACGAGACACCTGCTGAGGGACATTGAGTGCTCCTTTGCACCAAAGCGGACCATCTTATGCCCGTCTGAAGCAGCAGTGGGAGTTATAGTATTTGAGAACCGTTACACTAACACTAAG AGATCCAGGAAGAATATAAGGATTTGGCTTGAGAATAATGTGACACCAGTGATACAGGAGCTTCTCACAACAAATCAGATAGATGACACCAGTGGGACAAAGGATCTATCTTACAGGTGCGAAAAAAATGGTACATCGGAGTATCAGGATTTAACAGACTTCCTGATGACTTTTAATGAGTTAAGAATTGCATattataaagagaaaaaatgggTCAAGCAAATTTACATGCTGAGATAA
- the LOC107435104 gene encoding dormancy-associated protein homolog 4 isoform X1 — MGFLHKLWDETLAGPAPDAGLGKLRKYDSFSATRSPSMALEDVPVTRSITLLRTRSNTVAGLSVDVPCSVPESPATSTTPTTPLTPETPAEGYFKKFTRRKSPAAEFDRAESTSLTIYDWVVINALDC; from the exons ATGGGATTCCTACACAAGCTTTGGGACGAAACACTCGCCGGACCTGCCCCCGATGCCGGCCTCGGCAAGCTCCGCAAGTACGATTCCTTCTCCGCAACTCGGTCTCCTTCTATGGCTCTTGAGGACGTTCCCGTTACTCGAAGCATTACGCTTCTCAGGACCAGGTCCAACACCGTTGCTGGCTTATCGGTTGACGTTCCTTGTTCTGTACCCGAATCTCCGGCTACGTCCACCACTCCGACAACTCCGCTCACTC CGGAAACGCCAGCAGAAGGATATTTCAAGAAATTTACGAGGAGAAAATCGCCAGCTGCGGAGTTCGATCGCGCTGAATCTACAAGTCTGACTATTTACGATTG GGTAGTGATTAACGCTTTGGATTGTTAA
- the LOC107435104 gene encoding dormancy-associated protein homolog 4 isoform X2 has translation MGFLHKLWDETLAGPAPDAGLGKLRKYDSFSATRSPSMALEDVPVTRSITLLRTRSNTVAGLSVDVPCSVPESPATSTTPTTPLTPETPAEGYFKKFTRRKSPAAEFDRAESTR, from the exons ATGGGATTCCTACACAAGCTTTGGGACGAAACACTCGCCGGACCTGCCCCCGATGCCGGCCTCGGCAAGCTCCGCAAGTACGATTCCTTCTCCGCAACTCGGTCTCCTTCTATGGCTCTTGAGGACGTTCCCGTTACTCGAAGCATTACGCTTCTCAGGACCAGGTCCAACACCGTTGCTGGCTTATCGGTTGACGTTCCTTGTTCTGTACCCGAATCTCCGGCTACGTCCACCACTCCGACAACTCCGCTCACTC CGGAAACGCCAGCAGAAGGATATTTCAAGAAATTTACGAGGAGAAAATCGCCAGCTGCGGAGTTCGATCGCGCTGAATCTACAA GGTAG